The Salvelinus fontinalis isolate EN_2023a chromosome 36, ASM2944872v1, whole genome shotgun sequence genome window below encodes:
- the LOC129835185 gene encoding mitogen-activated protein kinase kinase kinase 11-like, producing the protein MEPLKNIFSRGPLSNWKGLDQSQKGNFTNTVWTALFDYEASGKDELTLHKGDLVEVLSLDSEISGDEGWWAGKVNNKVGIFPSNYVSFKPPSYGKLQGSGVGELGPAVVGEFEPEAVDFRELSLEEVIGVGGFGKVYRGTWRGGLVAVKAARQDPDEDISVTAQNVRQEARLFAMLTHPNIIALKGVCLREPNLCLIMEYASGGALSRALAGRRIPPHVLVNWAVQIARGMLYLHTEAIVPVIHRDLKSNNILLAQPMENDCMEGITLKITDFGLAREWHNTTKMSTAGTYAWMAPEVIKSSTFSKGSDVWSYGVLLWELLTGEVPYRGIDGLAVAYGVAVNKLTLPIPSTCPEPFAMLMAECWDQDPHHRPNFASILVQLTALERQVVEEMPQDSFHSLQEDWKLEIQDMFDELRAKEKELRCREEELKRAAVEQKSHEEFLRQREQQLAQWEQDVFERELSLLILHMNNQEKPNVKKRKGTFKKHKLKGSKNGEKISMPQDFIHKITVQASPGLEKRRNSPDLGSGTSPSFGPRFRAIQLSPSENNRAFGLSSMWPLEGPPHNKQANGDRLGPHWRPQSPKSPKSPKVLRLSPQESSLSMRAKLLDMDSNENGDSKDDFEEYRPSTPQPAQNGSSVKEPPRAYLSHGDSGSEEGLEGSSPAGSPRPEHRSLGGLLRSTHRALLGGGSLLASVALGRHLDVPHIPPRVPPRTNPHHHPPQEVNITAPKVPSSDPPVVDDLIIFSSSEPLPRPLFDFPCALHAPEVKPLPLTPPPPHPRERACHRHAQALQTPQSPQALQTPQSPQAPLTLHHQTQEQASPGEWVCHRHARSPQQQSQVLGQVSPAEWAPSPHHTNGAPVCDVWGHGADRRRRSSQSLLSASQLVLDLPLCQDSLESEDKPSAVPFSLFPDPRLWSPKTRRLEVNVVPRPRPSPIRPRIDPWSFISGRGYGVVQGPRRSDCHLLGYQPSPTNPFTNSDPFPSPDCDPFSLRAYPSSGITPDTPLPFDPFSAPFPTSRSAPCSTNGSPTLPTFRVAPLNPADSPLIDLGWAAACGVGVKPLDVTKEKTRPRKTLGLKPFKSPTQLRDDRF; encoded by the exons ATGGAGCCGCTGAAGAACATTTTTAGCCGCGGCCCACTGTCGAACTGGAAAGGTTTGGATCAATCGCAAAAAGGAAACTTCACCAATACCGTGTGGACGGCTTTATTCGACTATGAGGCGTCTGGTAAAGACGAGCTCACCCTCCACAAAGGTGACCTGGTGGAAGTTCTGTCACTGGACTCTGAGATATCCGGTGACGAGGGCTGGTGGGCGGGCAAAGTCAACAACAAAGTGGGCATCTTTCCCTCGAACTACGTCTCCTTCAAGCCTCCTTCATATGGGAAACTGCAGGGCAGTGGAGTCGGGGAGCTTGGGCCAGCCGTGGTGGGGGAGTTCGAACCTGAGGCTGTGGATTTCAGGGAACTGAGCCTCGAGGAGGTCATTGGGGTCGGAGGCTTCGGCAAGGTGTATCGCGGTACATGGAGAGGCGGGCTGGTGGCCGTGAAGGCGGCCCGCCAGGATCCGGATGAGGACATAAGCGTGACGGCGCAGAATGTACGCCAGGAGGCTCGGCTGTTTGCCATGCTCACTCATCCCAACATCATCGCTCTCAAAGGGGTTTGCTTACGGGAACCCAACTTGTGCCTCATCATGGAGTACGCATCCGGTGGCGCACTGAGCCGAGCATTGGCCGGGCGACGCATCCCGCCGCACGTCCTGGTCAACTGGGCGGTGCAGATCGCCAGGGGCATGCTCTACCTGCACACGGAGGCCATTGTTCCTGTCATCCACCGTGACCTTAAGTCTAACAACA tcctCCTGGCCCAGCCTATGGAGAATGATTGTATGGAAGGGATAACCCTGAAGATCACAGACTTTGGCCTGGCGAGGGAGTGGCACAATACCACCAAGATGAGCACGGCGGGCACTTACGCCTGGATGGCGCCGGAGGTCATCAAGTCCTCCACCTTCTCCAAGGGCAGCGACGTCTGGAG ctATGGTGTTCTTCTGTGGGAGTTGCTGACAGGAGAGGTTCCCTACAGGGGCATAGATGGGTTGGCTGTGGCCTACGGAGTGGCTGTTAACAAACTTAccctccccatcccctccaccTGCCCAGAACCCTTTGCCATGCTCATGGCAG AGTGCTGGGATCAGGACCCACACCACAGGCCCAACTTTGCCTCCATCTTGGTTCAGCTGACGGCTTTGGAGAGGCAGGTGGtggaggagatgcctcaggaCTCCTTTCATTCCCTACAGGAGGACTGGAAACTGGAGATCCAGGACATGTTTGATGAGCTCAGGGCCAAGGAGAAG GAGCTGCGTTGTCGCGAGGAGGAGCTGAAGCGCGCGGCGGTGGAGCAGAAGTCCCACGAGGAGTTCCTGAGGCAGAGGGAGCAGCAGCTGGCCCAGTGGGAGCAGGATGTGTTCGAGAGGGAGCTCAGTCTCCTCATCCTGCACATGAACAACCAGGAGAAGCCCAACGTCAAGAAGAGGAAAGGAACCTTCAAGAAGCACAAGCTCAAGGGCAGCAAGAACGGAGAGAAGATCAGCATGCCCCAAG ACTTCATCCATAAGATCACAGTGCAGGCGTCTCCAGGGCTGGAGAAGAGACGCAACTCTCCCGATCTGGGCTCCGGCACCTCTCCCTCCTTCGGCCCACGCTTCCGAGCGATCCAAC tgaGCCCCAGTGAGAACAACAGGGCGTTCGGTCTGAGCTCTATGTGGCCCCTGGAGGGCCCTCCACACAACAAGCAGGCTAATGGGGACCGGCTGGGCCCTCACTGGAGGCCCCAGAGCCCAAAGAGCCCCAAGAGCCCAAAAGTCCTTCGCTTAAGCCCCCAGGAGAGCAG tcttTCAATGAGAGCCAAGCTCCTGGATATGGACAGCAATGAGAACGGAGACTCCAAGGATGACTTTGAGGAGTACAGACCCTCCACGCCACAGCCTGCCCAAAACG GCTCCTCAGTGAAGGAGCCCCCCAGGGCTTATCTATCTCATGGGGACTCGGGCAGCGAGGAGGGGCTGGAGGGGAGTTCCCCGGCCGGTTCCCCAAGGCCCGAGCACCGCTCCCTGGGAGGACTGCTGAGGAGCACCCACCGGGCTCTACTGGGAGGAGGCTCTCTCCTGGCCTCCGTGGCCCTGGGACGACACCTGGACGTGCCACACATCCCCCCCAGGGTGCCTCCCCGGActaacccccaccaccaccccccacaGGAGGTCAACATCACGGCCCCCAAAGTCCCCTCCTCGGACCCCCCTGTGGTGGATGACCTTATAATATTCTCCAGCTCGGAGCCACTACCCCGGCCCCTCTTTGACTTCCCCTGCGCCCTGCACGCCCCTGAGGTGAAGCCCCTGCCCCTCACGCCGCCTCCCCCTCACCCCCGGGAAAGGGCCTGCCACAGGCATGCCCAGGCCCTCCAGACACCCCAGAGCCCCCAGGCCCTCCAGACACCCCAGAGCCCCCAGGCCCCCCTGACCCTCCATCACCAGACCCAGGAACAGGCTAGCCCAGGGGAGTGGGTCTGCCACAGGCATGCCCGGAGTCCCCAGCAGCAGAGCCAGGTCCTGGGTCAGGTTAGCCCAGCGGAGTGGGCCCCTTCCCCCCACCACACCAACGGGGCGCCTGTCTGTGACGTCTGGGGCCACGGGGcggacaggaggaggaggtccAGCCAAAGCCTGCTCTCCGCCTCTCAACTAG ttttAGACCTCCCCCTTTGCCAGGACAGTCTGGAGTCAGAAGACAAGCCCTCTGCAGTCCCCTTCTCCCTGTTCCCTGACCCTCGCCTCTGGAGCCCTAAAACACGTCGCCTGGAGGTCAACGTCGTCCCACGCCCGCGCCCCTCCCCCATCCGACCCCGCATTGACCCGTGGAGCTTCATCTCAGGCAGGGGGTATGGTGTTGTTCAAGGGCCCCGGCGGTCAGACTGCCACCTGCTGGGGTACCAGCCTTCGCCAACTAACCCCTTCACAAACTCTGACCCCTTCCCCTCCCCGGACTGTGACCCGTTCTCCCTGAGGGCCTACCCATCGTCAGGCATCACGCCCGACACACCGTTGCCCTTTGACCCCTTCTCTGCGCCGTTTCCTACCTCCCGCTCAGCGCCCTGCTCCACCAACGGGTCCCCGACCCTACCCACGTTCCGGGTGGCACCCCTGAACCCGGCCGACTCACCGCTCATCGACCTGGGCTGGGCTGCTGCGTGCGGGGTCGGGGTCAAGCCCCTGGATGTCACCAAAGAGAAGACACGACCCAGGAAGACTCTAGGACTCAAGCCCTTCAAGTCCCCTACGCAACTCCGAGACGATCGCTTCTAA